Proteins encoded by one window of Emticicia oligotrophica DSM 17448:
- the gcvH gene encoding glycine cleavage system protein GcvH, with amino-acid sequence MNFPADLRYTSEHEWIRITEGNVAVIGITDFAQSELGDIVFVEIETAGQTLAANEIFGTVEAVKTVSDLFLPVAGKILEVNPALANSPELVNSDPYGDGWMVKVEVENLADVEALMDATTYQASI; translated from the coding sequence ATGAATTTTCCTGCTGACCTACGCTACACAAGCGAACACGAATGGATTAGAATTACCGAAGGGAATGTTGCGGTAATTGGAATTACAGATTTTGCTCAGAGCGAATTGGGCGATATTGTATTTGTAGAAATTGAAACTGCTGGACAAACATTAGCAGCAAACGAAATTTTTGGAACTGTTGAAGCAGTAAAAACTGTATCAGATCTTTTCCTACCAGTTGCTGGAAAAATTCTTGAAGTAAATCCAGCATTAGCAAATTCACCAGAATTAGTCAATTCAGACCCATATGGTGATGGTTGGATGGTGAAAGTTGAGGTTGAAAACCTTGCCGATGTTGAAGCATTAATGGATGCCACTACTTACCAAGCAAGTATCTAA
- a CDS encoding DUF4199 domain-containing protein yields the protein MEKPSTARIALKWGIITAIMIMIYTVLLYVTGFFKNPALSWIPFILLLFGIIMSLREYKSLNDKFLNFSEGLGLGTLMSTVCGLIAAMFNYIYIKFIDTTIIQQMRELQIEQMENQGLSQAQIDQAMEIASRFATPGLTFIFSVIGYVLFGFVFSLVVSAIVKNSKPEIDF from the coding sequence ATGGAAAAACCTTCAACAGCTCGAATTGCTCTTAAATGGGGAATTATCACCGCTATCATGATAATGATATACACCGTATTATTATACGTTACAGGATTTTTCAAAAACCCAGCATTATCTTGGATTCCATTCATATTGTTACTATTTGGAATAATTATGTCATTGCGAGAGTATAAATCATTAAATGACAAATTTCTCAATTTTAGTGAAGGACTTGGCTTAGGTACGTTAATGAGCACAGTTTGTGGTTTGATTGCTGCCATGTTTAATTATATCTATATAAAATTTATAGATACAACCATAATTCAACAAATGCGTGAATTACAAATTGAGCAAATGGAGAATCAAGGCCTTTCACAAGCACAAATTGACCAAGCTATGGAAATAGCTTCAAGATTTGCAACGCCAGGTTTAACATTTATTTTCTCAGTAATTGGATATGTACTTTTTGGGTTTGTTTTTTCGTTAGTGGTGTCAGCAATTGTCAAAAACTCAAAACCTGAGATTGATTTCTAA
- the gldF gene encoding gliding motility-associated ABC transporter permease subunit GldF: MLSILKKELYSFLNSLVAYIVIGVFLVIVGLFTWFFDSNVLDYGYADLNNFFQLTPFIFIFLIPAITMRSLSEEYKTGTIELLFTKPLSEWQIIIGKFLASFLLIAIALLPTLLYYYSIYQLGSPKGNIDSAAVSGSYLGLLLLGATFASIGLWSSSITDNQIIAFIIGALFCYIIYDGIQQLANVFTGTTQYFINFLSLSYHYDALGRGLIDSKNIIYLSSIIFLMLYLSKQNISLKKN, from the coding sequence ATGCTTTCAATATTAAAAAAAGAACTTTATAGCTTTCTCAATTCATTAGTTGCTTATATAGTAATCGGTGTTTTTTTAGTCATTGTGGGCTTATTTACTTGGTTCTTTGACTCAAATGTACTTGATTATGGCTATGCCGATTTGAATAATTTCTTTCAGTTAACACCATTTATTTTTATTTTTCTGATTCCTGCCATTACTATGAGGTCTTTATCAGAAGAATACAAAACCGGAACGATTGAGTTATTATTTACCAAACCCTTGAGCGAGTGGCAAATAATCATAGGAAAGTTTTTAGCGAGTTTTTTACTCATTGCAATTGCCTTACTCCCAACCCTACTTTATTATTACTCAATTTATCAATTAGGAAGTCCAAAAGGAAACATTGATTCTGCTGCGGTTAGTGGCTCTTACCTAGGCTTACTTTTACTAGGAGCAACATTTGCAAGTATTGGCTTATGGTCATCTTCAATAACTGATAATCAAATCATTGCATTTATCATTGGTGCTTTGTTTTGCTATATTATTTATGATGGAATTCAACAATTAGCCAATGTTTTCACAGGAACAACCCAATATTTTATTAATTTTTTGAGTCTTTCATATCATTATGATGCTCTTGGAAGAGGCTTAATTGACTCAAAAAATATTATTTACTTGTCAAGTATCATATTTTTGATGCTTTATTTGAGTAAACAAAACATAAGCTTGAAAAAAAACTAG
- a CDS encoding DUF4199 domain-containing protein, with product MLKNKILKYSITYGAIAAAVCIIIALIQYYGLDKSPFGRYKIPAFGINIIFVIVAVWVYRANNLGVLTFTEGFSVGFMTNLIAALITGIVYFIFIQLIDKPYGNNHAIMLWVQENIKGIEKIKETHVKNFGLQEYEILLQQAKEVPTALYVFLDEVVKKQLVIVAITIISIIFRRHTFTIS from the coding sequence ATGTTGAAAAATAAAATTTTAAAGTATTCAATAACGTATGGTGCAATTGCGGCAGCTGTCTGTATTATCATTGCCCTCATACAATATTATGGATTAGATAAAAGTCCATTTGGTCGATACAAAATTCCAGCTTTTGGCATCAATATCATTTTTGTAATTGTAGCGGTTTGGGTCTATCGGGCAAATAACTTGGGAGTATTGACATTCACTGAAGGTTTTTCGGTTGGATTCATGACAAATCTTATTGCCGCTCTAATCACAGGAATTGTATATTTCATATTCATTCAGTTGATTGATAAACCGTATGGGAATAATCACGCAATAATGCTTTGGGTACAGGAAAATATCAAAGGAATTGAAAAAATTAAAGAAACACATGTTAAAAATTTTGGTTTGCAGGAGTATGAAATCTTACTTCAACAAGCCAAAGAAGTTCCTACTGCTCTGTATGTATTTTTAGATGAAGTTGTAAAAAAACAATTAGTAATAGTTGCTATCACAATTATATCAATAATATTTAGAAGACACACTTTTACGATTTCATAA
- a CDS encoding PhzF family phenazine biosynthesis protein, whose product MQLPIYQVDAFSDKLFGGNPAAVVPLKEWLSDEVMQKIALENNLSETAFFVPTNDGFDIRWFTPAIEVNLCGHATLATAYVIFNVLKYSKDIINFGSKSGVLKVRKDGKWLELDFPVQETKPAAAPEGLIESLGKTPKEIYRASDDYLLVYNSQKDIEEINPNFSALKNIQARGIIVTAKAKSKKIDFVSRFFGPGAGIDEDPVTGSAHTKLVPYWANRLGKTELNAEQISERKGYLKCKLVNDRVLMAGKGRLYLKGKITI is encoded by the coding sequence ATGCAATTACCAATTTACCAAGTTGATGCTTTTTCAGATAAACTATTTGGTGGAAATCCAGCAGCAGTTGTACCACTAAAAGAATGGTTATCGGATGAAGTTATGCAAAAAATTGCCTTAGAAAACAACCTTTCAGAGACTGCTTTCTTTGTTCCTACCAATGATGGATTTGATATCAGATGGTTTACGCCAGCCATTGAAGTAAATCTCTGTGGACATGCCACTTTAGCAACAGCTTACGTTATTTTTAATGTACTCAAATATTCAAAGGATATAATCAATTTTGGCTCGAAAAGTGGAGTTTTAAAAGTTCGTAAAGATGGTAAATGGCTTGAACTAGATTTTCCAGTTCAAGAAACCAAACCTGCCGCTGCACCAGAAGGTCTGATTGAATCATTGGGAAAAACACCCAAAGAAATCTATCGAGCATCCGATGACTACTTATTAGTTTATAATTCTCAGAAAGATATTGAAGAAATAAACCCCAATTTTAGTGCTTTGAAAAACATTCAAGCAAGGGGAATTATAGTTACTGCAAAAGCAAAATCTAAAAAAATCGACTTCGTCTCAAGATTTTTTGGTCCAGGTGCAGGTATTGATGAAGACCCAGTTACGGGTTCTGCACATACGAAGCTGGTACCTTACTGGGCGAATAGATTAGGAAAAACCGAACTCAATGCCGAGCAAATTTCAGAGCGTAAAGGTTATTTAAAATGTAAATTGGTCAATGATAGAGTTTTAATGGCAGGAAAAGGAAGACTCTATTTAAAAGGAAAAATCACTATTTAA
- a CDS encoding dihydroorotase: protein MKILLKSVKIIDKSSKYNGTTQDILVVDGIIREIAENITAEDTKTISGENLHVSAGWFDLRVSPKDPGYESKEDLYTLTNAALAGGFSEIVTLPNTKPVVQSKEAIAYVKNFAAAQILNIHPTGAVTKNCEGKDFTEMLDIYHAGAVAFTDGDHTLWNADILLKTLQYLAPIDALLMNRPEEPSMTIFGQMHEGIESTILGMKGIPSTAEELMLMRDLKLLEYYLGDSKKDKSCLHFSTISTKEGVALIREAKQKGLPVSCDIAAHQLAFTDKDLHTFDTNLKVNPPFRTQDDIEALKVGLADGTIDAVVSDHNPQDEESKNLEFDMADFGIISLETTFATLNQFSELPIEKLIEKITCNPRKLLRLPSVSVNIGEEANLTIFNPTHEWEYQTKDIKSKAKNSPFIGKTLKGKAIAVINKHKVHINNVEK, encoded by the coding sequence ATGAAAATTTTATTAAAATCAGTAAAAATTATTGATAAATCATCAAAATATAATGGGACGACTCAAGATATTTTGGTTGTTGATGGAATTATCAGAGAAATTGCAGAAAATATAACTGCTGAAGACACAAAAACTATCAGCGGAGAAAATTTGCATGTTTCGGCTGGATGGTTTGACCTCAGAGTTTCACCCAAAGACCCCGGTTATGAATCAAAAGAAGATTTATACACCTTAACCAATGCAGCTCTAGCAGGTGGTTTTTCTGAAATTGTTACCCTCCCCAATACTAAACCCGTAGTACAAAGCAAAGAGGCGATTGCCTACGTAAAAAACTTTGCAGCGGCACAAATCTTAAATATTCATCCAACTGGGGCTGTTACTAAAAATTGTGAAGGAAAAGATTTTACCGAAATGTTAGACATTTATCATGCTGGAGCAGTTGCTTTTACAGATGGAGACCATACACTTTGGAATGCTGATATTCTTTTAAAAACCTTACAATATTTAGCTCCAATTGACGCTCTTTTAATGAATCGTCCGGAAGAACCTTCAATGACTATTTTCGGACAAATGCATGAAGGTATTGAAAGTACGATTTTAGGTATGAAAGGAATCCCTTCTACCGCTGAAGAGTTGATGCTTATGCGTGATTTGAAACTTTTAGAATATTATTTGGGTGATTCAAAGAAAGATAAAAGTTGTCTGCATTTCTCAACTATTTCAACTAAAGAAGGAGTAGCATTAATCAGAGAAGCTAAACAAAAAGGACTTCCCGTAAGCTGTGATATTGCCGCTCATCAATTAGCTTTTACTGATAAAGATTTACATACTTTTGACACAAATCTTAAGGTAAACCCACCATTTAGAACCCAAGATGATATTGAGGCTTTAAAAGTTGGACTAGCAGATGGTACAATAGATGCTGTTGTTTCAGACCATAATCCACAAGATGAAGAATCGAAAAACCTTGAATTTGACATGGCCGATTTTGGTATCATTTCTCTTGAAACAACCTTTGCCACGCTTAATCAATTTTCAGAATTACCGATTGAAAAACTCATCGAAAAAATAACTTGCAATCCACGTAAGTTATTAAGATTACCATCCGTTAGTGTAAATATCGGTGAAGAAGCAAACTTAACCATCTTTAATCCAACACACGAGTGGGAATATCAAACAAAAGATATAAAATCTAAAGCAAAGAATTCTCCATTTATTGGTAAAACATTAAAAGGGAAAGCAATTGCTGTAATCAACAAGCATAAAGTACATATCAACAATGTTGAAAAATAA
- the queA gene encoding tRNA preQ1(34) S-adenosylmethionine ribosyltransferase-isomerase QueA — MKLSEFKLDLPHSLIAMHPYDQRDSSRMIVVNRKTKKIEHKMFKDIVDYFGENDTMVVNNTKVFPARLYGSKEKTGAKIEVFLLRELNREMRLWDVLVDPARKIRVGNKLYFGDSDLVAEVIDNTTSRGRTIRFLFDGSHEEMMKTIHELGETPLPIDIIKRPVTDDDRERYQTIFAEHEGAVAAPTAGMHFTRNVQRRMELKGTNFCPITLHIGIGTFRQVDVEDLTKHKTDSENFFIPDGTCDIVNQSINNGGKICAIGTTAMKAIESSVSASNHLKPVENGWTDKFIFPPFDFKITNALLTNLHLPESILLMTACAFGGHELVMQAYNEAIKEKYKFFTYGDVMLIL, encoded by the coding sequence ATGAAACTTTCAGAATTTAAACTTGATCTCCCGCATAGTCTTATAGCCATGCATCCTTATGACCAACGTGATAGTAGTCGTATGATAGTGGTAAATCGTAAAACCAAAAAAATCGAACACAAAATGTTTAAGGACATTGTTGATTATTTTGGAGAAAACGATACAATGGTTGTTAACAATACCAAGGTATTTCCAGCTCGCTTGTATGGGTCAAAAGAAAAAACTGGTGCTAAAATTGAAGTATTCTTACTAAGAGAATTAAACCGTGAAATGCGTCTTTGGGATGTATTGGTTGACCCTGCTCGTAAGATTCGTGTAGGAAATAAATTATATTTTGGTGATAGTGATTTAGTAGCAGAAGTTATTGATAATACAACTTCTCGTGGACGAACAATCAGATTTTTATTTGATGGTTCGCATGAAGAAATGATGAAAACTATCCATGAGTTAGGAGAAACTCCTCTTCCAATTGACATCATTAAGCGTCCGGTTACAGATGATGACCGCGAAAGATATCAAACAATTTTTGCTGAACACGAAGGTGCGGTTGCTGCTCCAACTGCGGGCATGCACTTTACACGTAATGTGCAACGCAGAATGGAGTTAAAAGGTACGAATTTCTGTCCAATCACACTTCATATCGGTATCGGAACTTTCAGACAAGTGGATGTTGAAGACCTGACAAAACACAAAACCGATTCTGAAAACTTCTTTATTCCAGACGGAACGTGTGATATAGTTAATCAATCAATTAATAATGGCGGAAAAATTTGTGCAATCGGTACAACAGCCATGAAAGCTATTGAATCATCGGTTTCGGCAAGTAATCACTTAAAACCAGTTGAGAATGGTTGGACAGATAAATTTATTTTCCCTCCTTTTGATTTCAAAATCACGAATGCATTATTAACAAACTTACATCTACCAGAATCTATTTTGTTAATGACAGCCTGTGCTTTTGGTGGTCATGAATTAGTGATGCAAGCGTACAATGAAGCTATCAAAGAAAAATACAAATTCTTTACCTACGGCGACGTAATGTTGATTCTATAA